The following DNA comes from Nocardioides panzhihuensis.
GTCGCGGTGGGACCAGCACGGCTGGGTGGGCAACTACTTCTACTCCTTCTCGCAGTCCATCGGCGGAGGCACCTCCGAGATCCAGCGCAACATCATCGGGGAGCGCGTCCTCGGTCTGCCGCGATGAACGGCACTAGGAAAGAGAGCTGACATGGACCTCCTCCCATCAGTTGACCAGCGCGAGCTCATCGCCGCGGCCACCGACTTCCTGGAGTCGCGGATGCCGATCGAGGCCATCCGGACACGCGACGGGCAGCCGTCCGCCGTCGACGCCGCGGCCTGGCGCGAAGGCGCCGAGATGGGCCTGCTCACCCTCGGCCTCGCCGAGGCGCACGGCGGCTCCGGCCTCGGCCTCGATGACGAGGCGCTCCTCTTCGCCGCCCTCGCGGAGCATCTGGCGCCCGGACCGTTCCTGGCCTCCACGCTCGCCGCCCGGGTCGCGGCCGGGTGCGGCGACACGGAGCTGGCCACGCGGATCGCCGACGGCTCTGCGATGGTCGGGCTCGCCGAGCTCCGCGGAGACGGCGAGATCGGGCCCGAGGGCATCAAGGGCACCTTCGACCTCATCGACTGCGTCGGTGTCGGCCAGGTCCTGCTCGTCACCGAACAGGGCGCCGCGATCGTCGAGACCGGCGACCTCGGCGAGATCGAGGAGCTGATCCCCTCCGATCCGGGCATCCGGCTGGCCACCGCGAACGCGGCCGCGGCACCCGTACGCCACTGGCTGCCGAGCGAGGCCGACCCGATCTGGCTGCGAGCGGTCGTGCTGACCGCTGCCGGGCTGTCGGGGCTCGCCTCCGCGGTCACCACGATGGCCACCGAGCACGCGAAGCTGCGCGTGCAGTTCGGCCGCCCGATCGGTGTGCACCAGGCGATCAAGCACGCCTGTGCGGACATGGCGGTGGCATCGGACGCGGCCATGTCGCAGACCCTCTTCGCCGCCGTCTGCGTCCAGACCGGACGCCCCGACGCGCTCTTCCAGGCCCTGGCCGCCAAGACGGTCGCCGCCAGAGCGGCCGTCGACAGCGCCGCTGCGACGATCCAGGTGCATGGCGGCATGGGCTACACCTACGAGCACGACGCGCATCTCTTCCTCAAGCGTGCCCACGTCATCAGCCATC
Coding sequences within:
- a CDS encoding acyl-CoA dehydrogenase family protein, with the translated sequence MDLLPSVDQRELIAAATDFLESRMPIEAIRTRDGQPSAVDAAAWREGAEMGLLTLGLAEAHGGSGLGLDDEALLFAALAEHLAPGPFLASTLAARVAAGCGDTELATRIADGSAMVGLAELRGDGEIGPEGIKGTFDLIDCVGVGQVLLVTEQGAAIVETGDLGEIEELIPSDPGIRLATANAAAAPVRHWLPSEADPIWLRAVVLTAAGLSGLASAVTTMATEHAKLRVQFGRPIGVHQAIKHACADMAVASDAAMSQTLFAAVCVQTGRPDALFQALAAKTVAARAAVDSAAATIQVHGGMGYTYEHDAHLFLKRAHVISHLFGEPTHVLAELLEQGAPQ